One genomic window of Undibacterium cyanobacteriorum includes the following:
- a CDS encoding DMT family protein gives MQIPVIVQTTGLLLLSNFFMTFAWYGHLKNLQSKAWYVAAILSWGVALFEYLLQVPANRIGYTAYSLAQLKILQEVLTLLVFVPFSMLYMGQPFKFDYVWAGLCLIGAVYFIFRS, from the coding sequence ATGCAAATTCCTGTAATCGTTCAAACGACTGGCTTACTTTTGCTTTCCAACTTTTTCATGACCTTTGCTTGGTACGGGCATCTCAAAAATCTCCAAAGCAAAGCCTGGTATGTTGCTGCTATTCTGAGTTGGGGCGTCGCGCTTTTTGAATATTTACTCCAAGTGCCAGCAAACCGAATCGGGTACACTGCCTACAGTTTGGCGCAGTTAAAGATCTTGCAGGAAGTTCTGACTTTGTTGGTGTTTGTTCCGTTTTCTATGCTTTACATGGGCCAGCCTTTTAAATTCGATTACGTTTGGGCTGGTTTGTGCTTGATCGGCGCTGTCTATTTTATTTTCCGCAGTTGA
- the pcnB gene encoding polynucleotide adenylyltransferase PcnB, whose translation MIKKFIRKILGVKNQADQAEPSKNDSKSKGKHKPKVLHADEHGIDPAMVSNNAIRVTQTLQEHGFKAFIVGGAVRDLLLGIKPKDFDVATNATPEQVKRLFRRAFIIGRRFQIVHVMFGQDLIEVTTFRGAAKTDAPTDEHGRVLRDNTFGEQHEDAARRDFTVNAMYYDPASQTVLDYHGGIADVRKKVLRIIGVPELRYREDPVRMLRVVRFAAKLQFSIDQETRKPITVMAPLINNVPSARVFDEMLKLLTSGHAMACLQQLRKEGLHHGLMPLLDVVLEQPLGERFVTLALANTDERVRQGKTVSPGFLFASLFWHQVLEKWEAYKAAGELTIPALHLAADDVLNTQTDTLAVQRKIGSDMRDIWAMQPRFEKRVGKAPFKLIENSRLRAGFDFLLLRCASGEIDAEIGEWWTAFIEADEEERVRLISVKPKGKANDNEGPKKRRPRRSNRRRPKAADAD comes from the coding sequence ATGATTAAGAAATTTATTCGTAAGATCCTCGGCGTCAAAAATCAAGCAGATCAAGCCGAGCCGTCGAAGAACGACAGCAAAAGCAAAGGCAAACATAAGCCTAAGGTGCTGCATGCCGATGAACACGGCATTGATCCCGCCATGGTGTCGAATAATGCCATTCGCGTGACACAGACCTTGCAAGAACACGGCTTTAAGGCTTTCATCGTCGGTGGTGCAGTTCGTGATTTATTGTTGGGCATCAAACCGAAAGACTTCGACGTCGCCACCAATGCCACGCCGGAGCAAGTGAAACGCTTATTCCGCCGCGCTTTTATCATTGGTCGTCGTTTTCAGATCGTCCACGTCATGTTTGGGCAAGACCTGATCGAGGTCACCACCTTCCGTGGTGCCGCGAAGACCGATGCACCAACCGATGAGCACGGTCGTGTGTTGCGTGACAATACTTTCGGCGAGCAGCATGAAGATGCGGCACGGCGCGACTTCACCGTCAATGCCATGTACTACGATCCCGCGAGTCAAACGGTGTTGGACTATCACGGCGGCATTGCGGACGTTCGCAAGAAAGTCTTACGGATTATTGGCGTGCCTGAACTACGTTATCGCGAAGATCCGGTGCGCATGTTACGCGTGGTGCGTTTTGCAGCAAAATTACAGTTCTCCATCGATCAAGAGACGCGTAAGCCGATCACGGTGATGGCACCGCTCATCAACAATGTACCCAGTGCGCGCGTGTTCGATGAGATGCTCAAGTTATTGACCAGCGGCCATGCGATGGCGTGCTTGCAACAACTGCGAAAAGAAGGTCTCCATCACGGTTTAATGCCTTTGTTGGACGTGGTCTTGGAACAGCCACTTGGCGAACGTTTTGTCACCTTGGCCTTAGCCAACACCGATGAGCGGGTACGCCAAGGTAAAACGGTGTCGCCGGGCTTCCTCTTTGCTTCGCTATTCTGGCACCAAGTTTTAGAAAAATGGGAAGCCTATAAAGCGGCTGGTGAACTGACGATTCCAGCTTTGCATTTGGCAGCCGACGATGTCTTGAATACACAAACCGATACCCTCGCCGTACAAAGAAAAATCGGTAGCGATATGCGAGATATTTGGGCCATGCAACCGCGCTTCGAAAAGCGGGTCGGCAAGGCACCGTTCAAACTCATCGAAAATTCACGCTTACGTGCTGGCTTCGACTTCCTCTTGCTGCGCTGTGCCTCCGGCGAGATTGATGCCGAAATTGGCGAATGGTGGACCGCATTTATCGAGGCCGACGAAGAGGAACGGGTTCGTTTAATTAGTGTGAAGCCCAAAGGCAAAGCCAACGACAATGAAGGCCCCAAAAAACGCCGCCCTCGTCGTAGCAATCGTCGCCGTCCTAAAGCGGCCGATGCCGATTGA
- a CDS encoding AI-2E family transporter, translating to MSIKLTNNQKQSMLWLGVAAGFILLLSLLGPILMPFVVAATLAYILNPFVDRLCKLRIAKRFMPRGLAVTVVLILLIAIIFAFFLIMVPIFQKEIPQLQNQIPLFLERFNTMITPLLTEFGVSGKFDSQAVKTLVTEHLASSGDVIGKAILSSIRVGGTAVLGVIANLLLIPIVLYYLLMDWHSLVHRIRNFIPRRWLNSILSWTKEVDSLLGQYLHGQLMVMLVLALYYSIALWIARFELAVPVGVLTGLLVFIPYLGFGFGLFLALVSAVLQFNDLHGLIAVAIIYSVGQVIEGFFLTPKLVGERIGLPPLAVIFALMAFGQLFGFIGILIALPASAIVSVALRHLRTSYLGSTFYRQQ from the coding sequence ATGTCTATCAAGTTAACAAATAACCAAAAACAAAGCATGCTCTGGCTCGGCGTCGCTGCAGGTTTTATTCTTTTGCTATCACTCCTCGGACCGATCTTGATGCCGTTTGTGGTGGCTGCCACCCTCGCCTACATCCTCAATCCCTTCGTTGATCGCTTGTGTAAATTACGCATCGCCAAACGTTTTATGCCACGCGGCCTTGCGGTCACTGTGGTTTTGATACTATTGATCGCGATTATTTTCGCTTTCTTTTTGATCATGGTTCCCATCTTTCAAAAAGAAATTCCGCAACTGCAAAATCAGATTCCCCTGTTTCTTGAACGTTTCAATACCATGATCACGCCACTCCTGACCGAGTTTGGCGTCAGTGGGAAGTTTGATTCGCAAGCGGTAAAAACGCTTGTGACTGAACACCTTGCTTCAAGTGGCGACGTGATCGGCAAAGCCATATTGTCCTCGATTCGCGTGGGCGGAACCGCGGTGCTTGGCGTCATCGCCAATCTTCTTTTGATTCCTATCGTTCTCTATTATTTGTTGATGGATTGGCACAGTCTAGTCCATCGCATCCGCAATTTCATTCCACGGCGCTGGCTCAACTCGATTTTGTCTTGGACCAAAGAAGTCGACAGCTTGCTGGGCCAATACTTGCATGGGCAATTAATGGTGATGCTGGTGTTAGCCTTGTACTACTCAATCGCCTTATGGATCGCCCGCTTTGAGCTTGCCGTACCGGTTGGCGTTTTGACGGGACTCTTAGTTTTCATTCCCTATTTGGGATTTGGTTTCGGCTTATTCTTGGCACTCGTCAGCGCGGTCTTGCAATTTAACGATTTGCACGGGCTGATCGCTGTGGCGATCATTTATAGCGTCGGACAAGTGATCGAAGGCTTCTTCCTGACCCCGAAATTAGTGGGCGAAAGGATCGGCCTTCCACCATTAGCGGTGATTTTTGCGTTAATGGCGTTCGGTCAATTATTTGGTTTTATCGGTATCTTGATTGCTCTCCCTGCTTCTGCGATCGTGTCAGTGGCACTGCGTCATCTAAGAACTTCTTATCTCGGCAGCACGTTTTATCGTCAACAATAA
- the panB gene encoding 3-methyl-2-oxobutanoate hydroxymethyltransferase has translation MAEYLQDRKAVTLSTLANMRQQGEKIAMLTCYDASFASMMDRCGVDILLVGDSLGMVCQGHDSTLPVTNQDVAYHTACVARGNTKAFVIADMPFGTYPTPEQAFSNAAALMQAGAQMVKVEGGAWIASTIQFLTERAVPVCAHLGLTPQSVHQLGGYKVQGKTVEAAEQLKADALKLQAAGAALLVLEAIPAPLAKEVSELLHIPTIGIGAGPDCSGQVLVMHDLLGVFPGRKARFVKNFMEGQSSIDAAIQAYVAAVKDRSFPAPEHCF, from the coding sequence GTGGCTGAATATTTACAAGATCGTAAAGCGGTGACCTTGAGCACCCTCGCTAACATGCGCCAGCAAGGCGAAAAAATCGCTATGTTGACCTGCTATGATGCCAGTTTCGCGTCCATGATGGATCGTTGCGGTGTCGACATTTTATTGGTGGGTGATTCGCTCGGCATGGTTTGCCAAGGACATGATTCCACCCTTCCCGTCACAAATCAGGATGTGGCCTATCACACTGCCTGTGTTGCCCGCGGCAACACCAAAGCATTCGTGATTGCGGACATGCCTTTCGGCACCTACCCAACGCCAGAACAAGCTTTCAGCAATGCGGCTGCCTTGATGCAAGCTGGTGCGCAAATGGTGAAAGTAGAAGGTGGTGCTTGGATCGCCTCGACCATTCAATTTCTCACTGAACGCGCGGTGCCGGTCTGCGCCCATCTCGGCTTGACGCCACAATCGGTCCATCAACTCGGCGGCTATAAAGTGCAAGGTAAAACAGTTGAAGCGGCAGAACAACTCAAAGCCGATGCTTTGAAATTACAAGCTGCTGGTGCGGCATTGTTGGTACTGGAAGCGATCCCTGCGCCACTGGCGAAAGAAGTCAGCGAACTCTTACACATCCCAACCATTGGCATTGGTGCGGGCCCCGATTGTTCAGGTCAAGTTTTGGTGATGCACGATCTGCTCGGCGTTTTCCCCGGCCGCAAAGCACGTTTCGTGAAAAATTTCATGGAAGGTCAAAGCTCGATCGATGCGGCGATCCAAGCCTATGTGGCAGCAGTCAAAGACCGTAGCTTCCCTGCGCCGGAGCATTGCTTCTGA
- a CDS encoding carbon-nitrogen hydrolase family protein has product MNAPDQLTVALAQIAPVWLNRQAGTEKIVQYIKRAAQQGAQLVCFGETILPGYPFWLDLTEGSRFNDEVQKDLHAYYVAQGVDIEAGDLAPICAVAKELHIAVMLGCLERPQDRTGYSVYCSCVYIDAEGLVQSVHRKLMPTYEERLTWAPGDGHGLRTHALQNFRIGGLNCWENWMPLSRAALYAQGEDVHIGIWPGNLRNTEDLTRFIAKEGRSFSIAVSGLMRRGDFPQDFPHLDLILQRCPEVLANGGSCIAGPDGRWIIEPVVDQECLLVATLDRNEVRRERQNFDVAGHYSRPDITRLIVNRERQALAKFED; this is encoded by the coding sequence ATGAACGCACCTGACCAACTCACCGTCGCCCTCGCACAAATCGCCCCCGTATGGTTGAATCGTCAGGCGGGTACTGAGAAAATTGTTCAGTACATCAAACGGGCGGCACAACAAGGCGCACAATTGGTGTGTTTTGGTGAAACGATTTTGCCAGGCTATCCATTTTGGCTGGATCTCACCGAAGGCTCTCGTTTTAACGATGAGGTACAAAAGGATCTACACGCTTACTACGTGGCGCAAGGTGTGGATATTGAGGCAGGTGATCTGGCACCTATTTGTGCGGTTGCCAAAGAACTGCACATTGCCGTCATGCTCGGCTGTCTCGAACGTCCACAAGATCGCACCGGCTACAGTGTGTACTGTTCATGCGTGTACATTGATGCAGAGGGCCTAGTGCAGTCAGTGCATCGCAAGTTAATGCCAACCTATGAGGAACGCCTCACCTGGGCACCCGGTGATGGGCATGGGTTACGGACCCATGCTTTGCAAAATTTCCGCATTGGCGGTTTAAACTGCTGGGAAAATTGGATGCCTTTATCGCGTGCGGCTTTGTACGCCCAAGGCGAAGATGTGCATATTGGCATTTGGCCTGGCAATCTACGCAATACCGAAGACTTGACGCGTTTCATCGCCAAAGAGGGTCGTAGTTTTAGTATTGCGGTATCAGGTTTAATGCGCCGCGGAGATTTTCCACAAGATTTCCCCCATCTCGATCTGATTCTTCAACGTTGCCCCGAAGTCCTCGCCAATGGCGGCTCGTGCATTGCTGGCCCCGATGGCCGTTGGATTATTGAACCTGTGGTCGATCAAGAATGCTTACTAGTGGCCACGCTTGATCGCAATGAAGTCAGACGTGAACGACAAAATTTTGACGTGGCCGGCCACTATTCGCGCCCCGATATCACACGCCTCATTGTGAATCGGGAACGACAAGCTTTAGCGAAGTTTGAAGACTAA
- the hda gene encoding DnaA regulatory inactivator Hda produces the protein MRQLLLDLDAEQPPSFDTFVVGQNAELAQVLCLFSEKTPSQYGERSVYFWGENGAGKTHLLHALAQHPHSRYISADAPEEQFWYSPSVDLYLLDDCDQLTPAAQIDAFALFNEAKANGAFFVAAGKQPPMLLQVREDLRTRFGWGLVYQIFGLSDEEKLDALERAAEAKGISLAPGVLPYLITHHHRDMQSLSHLLNELDHYSLETKRAITLPLLRELLHRQIQQERGTNDQTPAYQLPLAPTDQN, from the coding sequence ATGCGACAACTCCTTCTCGACCTCGACGCCGAACAACCGCCTTCATTTGATACTTTCGTCGTCGGTCAAAATGCGGAACTGGCACAGGTCTTATGCTTGTTTTCCGAAAAAACACCTAGTCAATACGGTGAACGATCGGTCTATTTTTGGGGCGAAAATGGTGCTGGCAAAACACATCTACTGCACGCCTTGGCGCAACATCCTCATAGCCGCTATATCAGCGCCGATGCCCCTGAAGAACAATTTTGGTATAGCCCAAGTGTTGACTTGTATCTACTGGACGATTGCGATCAACTCACGCCGGCAGCACAAATCGATGCCTTCGCATTGTTCAACGAAGCCAAGGCGAATGGTGCTTTTTTTGTCGCCGCTGGCAAACAACCACCGATGCTTTTGCAAGTACGAGAAGACTTAAGAACGAGATTTGGTTGGGGCTTGGTGTACCAAATCTTCGGACTCAGCGACGAAGAGAAACTCGATGCTTTAGAACGCGCTGCCGAAGCCAAAGGCATTAGTTTGGCACCGGGCGTATTGCCATACCTGATTACGCATCATCACCGAGATATGCAGTCCTTGAGTCACTTGCTCAATGAACTCGACCACTATTCCTTAGAAACCAAGCGCGCCATTACGCTGCCTTTACTGCGCGAGCTTTTGCACCGACAAATCCAGCAAGAGCGTGGCACCAACGATCAAACGCCTGCGTACCAATTACCTCTTGCACCAACTGATCAAAACTAA
- a CDS encoding HAD family hydrolase gives MINLALFDLDHTLIPIDSDYEWGQFLCRIGAVDADEFSRRNADFYAQYQQGTLDPVEYLEFALGTLAAFDQAQLNAWHAQFMQEVIQPALRTSAFDLLKKHQDHGDEIVIITATNRFVTAPIAQALGVKHLLAAEPEVDGNGNITGKLIGVPSSGAGKITHLQHWLQNQGRQLDDFERSYFYSDSQNDIPLLSLVSHPVATNPNALLLAHAQEKAWPVLYLFENND, from the coding sequence ATGATCAATCTTGCCCTTTTCGACCTCGACCACACGCTCATCCCGATTGATTCAGATTACGAGTGGGGCCAATTTCTATGCCGTATTGGTGCGGTCGACGCCGATGAATTCAGTCGTCGCAACGCTGATTTTTATGCGCAATATCAGCAAGGAACCTTAGATCCTGTCGAATATCTCGAATTTGCGCTCGGCACGCTTGCGGCCTTCGATCAAGCACAACTGAACGCTTGGCATGCACAGTTTATGCAAGAAGTCATTCAACCTGCTTTACGGACGTCAGCCTTCGATTTGTTAAAAAAACATCAAGACCATGGCGATGAAATCGTGATCATTACAGCGACCAATCGTTTCGTGACGGCACCAATTGCGCAGGCGCTGGGAGTGAAGCATTTACTGGCGGCGGAGCCAGAAGTGGATGGAAATGGCAACATAACTGGTAAATTAATCGGTGTTCCAAGCTCGGGCGCAGGTAAAATTACGCACTTGCAGCATTGGCTACAGAATCAAGGCCGCCAACTCGATGACTTTGAGCGTTCCTATTTTTACAGTGACTCTCAAAACGACATTCCCTTATTGTCGCTCGTCTCCCATCCCGTTGCGACCAATCCAAATGCCCTCTTGCTGGCCCACGCCCAAGAAAAAGCATGGCCTGTACTCTATTTATTTGAGAATAATGATTAA
- the folK gene encoding 2-amino-4-hydroxy-6-hydroxymethyldihydropteridine diphosphokinase, with amino-acid sequence MTSSTHLAYIGIGANLGEARATVEYAIEQLRQFPSTQLQKASSLFVTAPIDSSGDDYFNAVAALRTALSPQDLLQQLQKLELACGRERPYRNAPRTLDLDLLLYDQQRIDESDLIVPHPRMHERAFVLIPLLQLDPFVDIPGKGPAHQFAPNVADQGIRKWTGS; translated from the coding sequence ATGACGAGCTCGACTCACTTAGCCTACATCGGCATCGGTGCGAACCTCGGTGAGGCGCGCGCTACGGTGGAATATGCGATCGAACAGTTGCGTCAATTTCCCTCGACGCAGCTGCAAAAAGCTTCCTCTTTATTCGTGACCGCACCGATCGATTCAAGTGGCGATGATTATTTCAACGCGGTCGCTGCACTGCGCACTGCACTCAGTCCGCAAGACTTGCTACAGCAACTGCAGAAACTCGAATTAGCATGCGGCCGCGAACGGCCCTATCGGAATGCCCCGCGCACACTCGATCTCGACCTTTTGCTGTACGACCAGCAGCGCATCGATGAAAGTGATCTGATCGTGCCGCATCCGCGCATGCACGAACGTGCTTTCGTTTTGATTCCACTACTCCAACTCGATCCCTTTGTCGATATTCCAGGAAAAGGTCCAGCCCATCAGTTTGCACCGAACGTGGCGGACCAAGGCATACGCAAATGGACTGGAAGTTAG